The DNA segment ATATTAACTTTTGTTCCTTCATGCAAAATAAAAAGATCCGTACCTCCAGCAGAGGGGGAGCTCTTAACGCTTACGGATGGTTCAAAAATGATGGCACTGTTTCTATTAATCAGTTTGTCTTTTTGAGATGCTGAAAAATTAAATGCTATGAATGCAACGATGAACATAAGCAATGCAGTGCTAAAAGAAACCTGTTTGATAGCTCTTTTGCGTGAAAATAAAAACAATCCTAAACCTAAAATAGAGATAGCAAAACTTAAAATCGATATGATGGCCCAAGTATCCGATTTTGTTTTGTTTTTGAATCCTTTAAACCATGCTGTCAAAAAGAAATCACCTACAGTTTCCAGTTTATCGGTAATTTGCATATTCGACATTTCTAGGTTATACCTGATATCTTTATCATGAGGCGCCAATAAGAGGGCTCTTTCGTAGTTCAATATTGCACGGGGTAAATTACCAGACTTATAATAAGCATTACCCAAATTGTAATATAGTTTGGCACTTTCAACCCCTGTATTGATAATTTCATTGTAAGATGTGATGGACTCTTCGTATTTACTTTCTGTAAATAAGCTATTGGCTTTATCAAATCTCATATCCTGGCCATATGCATAAACATTGGCAACAAAGATGAATAAATATATAAATAGTTTTTTCATGTTACTCGCTATTTTTTTATTTGGTTATCCAACTTACTGATGTTGCTTAAAGCCCTCTTGTACAACTTATCCATTTCTTCGCTGGCTCCTGATTCGGGCGAGAAGCGAGCAAACTCACAAGTATCAAGTATGGATATCAGTTCATCTTTTACTTCCGATTCAACTCCACGTTCCTCGATGAGCATGCTTACCTTGTCTTTGTTCAATTCACTTACAGGTAAATATAGTTTGTCGCTTAAATAGGTGTATAGAGCT comes from the Saccharicrinis fermentans DSM 9555 = JCM 21142 genome and includes:
- a CDS encoding tetratricopeptide repeat protein yields the protein MKKLFIYLFIFVANVYAYGQDMRFDKANSLFTESKYEESITSYNEIINTGVESAKLYYNLGNAYYKSGNLPRAILNYERALLLAPHDKDIRYNLEMSNMQITDKLETVGDFFLTAWFKGFKNKTKSDTWAIISILSFAISILGLGLFLFSRKRAIKQVSFSTALLMFIVAFIAFNFSASQKDKLINRNSAIIFEPSVSVKSSPSAGGTDLFILHEGTKVNILEELGEWKRIVISDGNEGWMPASAMEVI